The genomic segment TCACCCATGCGAGCGTGCCGTCCACGCGCCGCAGATGCGTCTCTTCGTTGAATATGAAACGGTCGTTCCGCACTTGTGTGAGGAAGGCGCGCCGGTCTTCGGCCGACACAAACCAGTCCATCTCGGAATGAAACACCGCGTCCTCACGGCGCTCGTAGCCGAGCATACGCGCGAAGGCCTCGTTGCAATCCAGCAACTGGCCGGTGGTGGTGGCCTTGAACACGCCTGCGAGATTTCGTTCAAACAGCAGGCGATAGTGCTCTTCGCTTCGCTGCAGGGCACGCGTGGCTCGTTTGCGTTCGGTCACATCGCGGAACACCAGCACAACGCCGGCCGTGGCGCCCTTGTCGTCCTTGATGGGCGAGGCGCAGTCCTCTATCGGAATCGCTTCGCCGTCGCGGCGTATGAGTGTCGTGTGATACGCGAGTCCGACGGCCACGCCGGTGCGCAGCACGATGGACGCGGGCGACTCGATGGTGCGGTGACTCTCCTCCTGCTCGATGCGGAACACGTCCGTGAGGGCGCGGCCCAGTGCGTCGGCCTGCGTCCAACCGGTCAACTGTTCGGCGACGGGATTCATGAAGCGGATGTACTCGGATGTGTCGGTGGCAATAACCGCGTCACCGATGCTGCGCAGTGTGGTTCCCAGCCACTGCTGCTTCTCGTGAAGTTCCTTCTCCATCTGCTGTTTGTAGAGGGAGATTTCTATGGTGGAAAAGAGTTCGCGATCGCTGAACGGTTTGAGCAAATAGCCGTGTGAATCGATGATGCTGGCGCGCTGCAGGGTGTCGTCGTCGTCGTGCGCGGTGACAAAAATACACGGTATACCGTAGCGCGCCGTGATGATGCCCGCGGCCTCGATGCCGTCCATCTGACCCGCCAGACGGATGTCCATCAGCACGATGTCCGGCTCCTGCAGCATGGCTGCCTCTATGGCTTCCTCTCCGGTGGACACCACGCCGCAGGCGTGGTAGTTCCGCCTCTGCAACCGGCGCGTCAGGAGGGTTGCCTCTGCCACGTTGTCCTCGACGATGAGGATGCTCGCATTTCTGCCGTGAAGAATCTGTGCGGTCATGGTTTTCTCGCAATCGCTTGCGCAAAAGTCAGCGCAAAACTCTGTTCGAAGTATAGGTGGACAAAATCTGTCTCCCCTCTTCATTCAATAGTTATGCCGTTGCAAAAACAGCGAAATACGGGACGATTCGTGATCCGGTGATTTTATAGACGTGCAATTATTGCAATTCATTATAGAATCCGCACGCGAGGCAATTCGTCTAAGCTCTTGTCTTGGTGGATATTATCCCCATTCATTGATGCTGTATTCTCTGACGAATCGAATCTGAAACATATCTCGCAGTTTTTTCACACCTTGGACTTGCTCCTTTCGGATTCGGGACGTGCCGCGGGCATCACCCGATAATCCGCCCCCTCGCTTCGATTCGTGTTACCGACTCGGCTCCGGCCCGAAAAATCGCTGGGTATTCGAGAAATGATCGAAAATCGGTACCTTGTGCCCTGAAATGGCGGATCTGACGAAACATCGAGGTATACTGTTCCTGGCGGTGCTGGCGGCGGCGCTGCTACGGCTGGCAGGGGGATATCTGCCGTTTGAGCGCGTGTGGGGTGTTGCAACCCTCGCCTCCTTCTCCCTCGCGGAGCAGCTTGTGTGGACGCTCCTGCCGGTGTTGCTGGCTCTGCCTCGCGTGCAGGAACGTGTGGAGGCGCTGCTCCTCGCCGCGCTGCGCCTTTCAAAAACGACGGCGGGCAATCTTGCAGCCCTGTTGTTTCTGCTCCTCGCTGCGCTGGTGCTGCTTTTCCCGATGGACACATTTTTCTACGGTGACGGCGGCCTCCTGATCCCGCAAATTCACCGCCTTGCGGCAGGTCAGAACATCCAGTGGGATATCGTCCTGAATTATAAATCGTCCCCGCTCGCCGGTGCGCTGCTCTACCTGATCGCCTGGCTGTGGCCCGCCCTGCTGGGGCTGATGGGTGTTTCACTTCCCTCGCACGCGCTGTATCCGTTTCCTCTGCTCGGCGCGTTCTGTGCACTGCTGCTCGCGGTGTTTTTCCGCGCGCTGAAAGGCGAGCCGGGCACCGTACTCAGCCGCGCGTTGCTGCTGCTCGGCGGAGCGGGACTCCTGCAGTTTTTCGGGTATGCGGAGTTCTATCTCCCAGTGTACGTGTTTGTGGGCATCTTCCTTGTGCTTGCCGAGCGGTCCATCAACGGTCGAGGATCCAACGCAGCGCTCATTGCCGCGTTTGTCGCCGCGGTCGCTGCGCATTATTACGCGCTGGTGCTGCTGCCGGCACTCGTGTATGCGTTGCAGCCCGCGGAGGCGCGGCGCGGATCGTTGTGGTCCGGCCGCGGATATGTCCTGCTGCTGACTGCATTCTCCGCATCGATACTCGTCACAGGTCTGCTCAGCGGCATGATCGGAGCGGCATCACGATTCTTCATTCCAGTCGCGCCGCTCGAAACGCCCGCGGGCACGATCTACTACACTTTGTTTTCGCGGTACCATCTTGTCGACATCCTGAATATCCTCTTCCTTCTCGCGCCCTTCTCGGTACCGGTACTTGCCGCGATGTGGATAGTCCGCCGCCGCGACGCCGCGTCCGACATATTCCGCTTCCATGTACTCGCCACGCTGCCTTTCCTCGTGTTCCTGACAGTGGCCCATGTCACCCTGGGTTTTGCGCGGGACTGGGACCTCACCTCCCCGCTCGGGCCGCTGCTTCTGTTCCTCACCGTTACCGCACTTGAGCGTGGTGCGCCGCAGCCATCAAAAAACGGCGACGGTGCGGGCATCAGCGTTTCCTTTGCCGTGGTGATGCTTGTGTGGACCATCCCCTGGATACTGCTGCATCTGGACTCCGACAAAACAGCGGCGCGTTTCGAACGGATACTGGCGCTCGACGAAGGTCATATGCAGCGCGACAACGCGGTAAGCGGTTACGAGGCGCTGCGCAAGTATCATCAGAATCGCGGGCATATCGAGAAGGACGTGGCGTTGAGCAGGAAGAAGATCGAGCTGCTCGACTATCCCTCACTGTATCTCGTCCATCTCGCGAAGGCCTCGCGGCTAGCGCAGACGGATCCGCACCGTGCAACTGCGGAACATGAGTGGATGCTTGCGCGT from the Ignavibacteriota bacterium genome contains:
- a CDS encoding PAS domain S-box protein encodes the protein MTAQILHGRNASILIVEDNVAEATLLTRRLQRRNYHACGVVSTGEEAIEAAMLQEPDIVLMDIRLAGQMDGIEAAGIITARYGIPCIFVTAHDDDDTLQRASIIDSHGYLLKPFSDRELFSTIEISLYKQQMEKELHEKQQWLGTTLRSIGDAVIATDTSEYIRFMNPVAEQLTGWTQADALGRALTDVFRIEQEESHRTIESPASIVLRTGVAVGLAYHTTLIRRDGEAIPIEDCASPIKDDKGATAGVVLVFRDVTERKRATRALQRSEEHYRLLFERNLAGVFKATTTGQLLDCNEAFARMLGYERREDAVFHSEMDWFVSAEDRRAFLTQVRNDRFIFNEETHLRRVDGTLAWVIQNVTWVEDADLGAVIHGTVIDITDRKQMEIELRLAKERAEQSDKLKASILANMSHEIRTPLNIILGYAGVIRSVLGEKVDAGDLELFAQLDAGAKRLTRTVENVINTSKIQAGMYVFHPEILDVNAELDHLVREMQHLAEQKGIEMTYCTREPVFINADRYALDQAFINLIDNAIKFTKEGRVTLDLLVDAGEARVQVRDTGIGISSEYLGQVFLEFSQETTGFTRSYEGLGLGLPLSRKYIEGNGGRIEVDSRKGVGTVFTVSFPCIDTSAHRFELAN
- a CDS encoding tetratricopeptide repeat protein translates to MADLTKHRGILFLAVLAAALLRLAGGYLPFERVWGVATLASFSLAEQLVWTLLPVLLALPRVQERVEALLLAALRLSKTTAGNLAALLFLLLAALVLLFPMDTFFYGDGGLLIPQIHRLAAGQNIQWDIVLNYKSSPLAGALLYLIAWLWPALLGLMGVSLPSHALYPFPLLGAFCALLLAVFFRALKGEPGTVLSRALLLLGGAGLLQFFGYAEFYLPVYVFVGIFLVLAERSINGRGSNAALIAAFVAAVAAHYYALVLLPALVYALQPAEARRGSLWSGRGYVLLLTAFSASILVTGLLSGMIGAASRFFIPVAPLETPAGTIYYTLFSRYHLVDILNILFLLAPFSVPVLAAMWIVRRRDAASDIFRFHVLATLPFLVFLTVAHVTLGFARDWDLTSPLGPLLLFLTVTALERGAPQPSKNGDGAGISVSFAVVMLVWTIPWILLHLDSDKTAARFERILALDEGHMQRDNAVSGYEALRKYHQNRGHIEKDVALSRKKIELLDYPSLYLVHLAKASRLAQTDPHRATAEHEWMLARLHEAAVTLRVRKQQRSYAISRTQIDSLAEAIAFQAYTERIYPPLETDLAALASVTGGTHPPPAVEALRLYEQKQYAEAIEAFQRLLNRNFLDPRIYVWQGTALALLGRYTEALAVFDSGITHFPNDTALLYTTARAYLSAGIERARAQSYLLHCLEIGVTPDREREIRRLLGG